One window of Methanobacterium alkalithermotolerans genomic DNA carries:
- the cbiM gene encoding cobalt ECF transporter S component CbiM: MHIMEGFLPPEWSILWYLLSIPVVIYGIFRIKKITQEFPESKPLLAVSGAFMFVLSALKLPSVTGSCSHPTGNGLAAILFGPAVASVLATLVLIFQALLLAHGGISTLGANIFSMGIIGPLFAWLIYRGSQNAGLPLSISVFLAAFFGNLMTYVTTALQLSLAFPLPSFGAAISNFMLIFAVTQIPLAIAEGLLTVVIIEKIIQIRPDIFERLNIFKIKSVEDPIIEASK, translated from the coding sequence ATGCATATTATGGAAGGATTTCTGCCACCAGAATGGAGCATTTTATGGTATTTATTATCAATTCCCGTGGTAATATATGGAATATTCAGGATTAAAAAAATCACACAGGAATTCCCTGAATCTAAACCATTGTTAGCTGTTAGTGGAGCATTTATGTTTGTATTATCTGCTTTAAAACTTCCTTCAGTTACTGGTAGCTGTTCCCATCCTACCGGGAATGGTCTGGCAGCCATATTATTTGGTCCAGCAGTAGCTTCAGTTTTAGCAACTTTAGTATTGATATTTCAGGCACTTTTACTGGCACACGGAGGAATCAGTACCCTGGGTGCCAATATTTTTTCTATGGGAATTATAGGGCCACTTTTTGCATGGTTAATATACCGTGGTTCTCAAAACGCAGGACTCCCCCTTTCCATTAGTGTATTTCTAGCTGCCTTTTTTGGAAATTTAATGACCTATGTTACCACTGCCCTGCAATTATCACTGGCATTTCCCCTGCCCAGCTTTGGAGCAGCAATAAGCAATTTCATGCTAATATTTGCCGTAACCCAGATTCCATTAGCCATAGCAGAAGGCCTTTTAACTGTAGTAATAATCGAAAAAATCATACAAATCAGACCGGATATCTTTGAAAGGCTCAACATATTCAAAATTAAATCAGTTGAAGATCCAATAATTGAAGCCAGTAAGTAA
- a CDS encoding flavodoxin family protein — protein sequence MVKITGIVGSPRKGNTSFLVEKALEAAEKEGAETEIIFLGKSNINPCIACEICKKTGKCSIEDDMEDILQKISTSQGIIIGSPVYFGTITAQTKMLMDRSRPLRRNFQLKDKVCGAIAVGAARNGGQETTCSAIHDFFLIHDGIVVGDGNPTAHYGGTGVGGEKTACQEDEVGMETSRNLGKRVAILARDLYHSR from the coding sequence ATGGTGAAAATAACCGGAATTGTAGGCAGCCCCCGAAAAGGCAATACTTCCTTTTTAGTTGAAAAGGCCTTGGAAGCTGCAGAAAAAGAAGGAGCTGAAACTGAAATTATATTTCTAGGTAAATCCAATATAAATCCCTGCATTGCCTGCGAGATTTGTAAAAAAACTGGAAAGTGTTCCATTGAAGATGATATGGAAGATATACTCCAAAAAATTTCCACTTCCCAGGGGATAATTATAGGTAGCCCGGTTTATTTTGGAACCATAACTGCCCAGACCAAAATGTTAATGGATCGCTCCCGACCTCTTAGAAGAAATTTTCAGCTAAAAGATAAGGTTTGTGGTGCTATTGCAGTGGGTGCAGCAAGAAACGGAGGTCAGGAAACAACCTGTTCTGCTATTCATGATTTTTTCCTGATTCATGACGGGATAGTGGTAGGTGATGGTAACCCTACTGCCCATTACGGCGGAACAGGTGTGGGTGGGGAAAAAACAGCCTGCCAGGAAGATGAGGTAGGTATGGAAACTTCCAGGAATTTAGGAAAAAGAGTGGCCATTCTAGCCCGGGATTTATATCATTCCCGGTAA
- the pyrF gene encoding orotidine-5'-phosphate decarboxylase: MNVKNRIILAMDLMDLDQAISVTEQVSDYIDTIKIGYPLALSQGLSCFSKFKENFSFNIIADFKVADIPPTNEKITRVTLDAGADAIIVHGMVGDDSARACQEVAENRGKEIILLTEMSHPGAEKFIKPLSEDIARMGVELGITNYVAPSTRLDRLEKIRKLVGDDSFIISPGVGTQGGDPKETLKYADAIIVGRSIYNAKEPENAVMEILDGIK; the protein is encoded by the coding sequence ATGAATGTGAAAAACAGGATCATACTGGCCATGGATTTAATGGATTTGGATCAGGCTATTAGTGTAACTGAACAGGTATCTGATTATATTGATACTATCAAGATAGGATATCCTCTGGCACTCTCCCAGGGCTTATCATGTTTTTCTAAATTTAAGGAAAATTTTTCATTTAATATTATAGCTGATTTTAAGGTAGCAGATATACCTCCCACCAATGAAAAAATCACCAGGGTTACCCTGGATGCCGGGGCAGATGCTATTATTGTGCATGGTATGGTAGGGGATGATAGTGCCCGGGCCTGTCAGGAAGTAGCAGAAAATAGAGGCAAAGAAATAATTTTGCTAACTGAAATGTCCCATCCTGGGGCTGAAAAGTTTATAAAACCATTATCAGAGGATATAGCTCGTATGGGTGTGGAATTAGGGATAACAAACTATGTGGCACCTTCTACCCGGTTAGACCGGTTGGAAAAAATAAGAAAGCTGGTGGGAGATGACTCGTTTATTATTTCACCTGGAGTAGGGACCCAGGGGGGAGACCCTAAAGAAACCTTAAAATACGCCGATGCTATTATTGTAGGAAGATCCATTTACAATGCCAAAGAACCAGAAAACGCAGTAATGGAAATTTTAGATGGCATAAAATAA
- the cbiQ gene encoding cobalt ECF transporter T component CbiQ, giving the protein MNISIDYHAHNNKLSDYNPQFKILLGILTLIICLISQKPFIPFLIALIMSSIIIFKAHIPWRFYLKFIGVPLGFGALTLLFMAFFFGTQPLFATGIGGLTIYQDGLNLGFLVFSRMVGSFACLGFLTLTTPLNDIFSQLHKLKIPDIFIELALLMYRSIFIFIDESDRMYHAQQTRLGYNGLKNSYHSLGLLASNLFIKSWFKGEKVHLAMESRCYQGELRSLNKYSSLTLKHILMLIFFELSLILGLYLTSGLKLI; this is encoded by the coding sequence GTGAATATTTCCATAGATTATCATGCCCATAATAATAAGTTGAGTGATTATAATCCTCAATTTAAAATATTATTGGGAATTTTAACCCTGATAATCTGCTTAATATCTCAAAAACCATTTATTCCTTTTTTAATAGCATTAATAATGTCTTCAATTATAATTTTCAAGGCACATATACCCTGGCGTTTCTATTTGAAATTTATAGGAGTGCCTCTGGGATTTGGAGCTTTAACCTTGCTTTTTATGGCCTTCTTTTTTGGAACTCAACCTCTTTTTGCCACAGGAATTGGAGGTTTGACCATCTATCAGGATGGTTTAAATTTAGGTTTCCTGGTTTTTAGTCGTATGGTGGGAAGCTTTGCCTGTCTGGGATTTTTAACCCTTACCACACCCCTAAATGATATATTCTCCCAGTTGCATAAATTGAAAATCCCGGATATATTTATTGAACTGGCCCTTTTGATGTATCGTAGTATTTTTATCTTTATTGATGAATCAGATAGAATGTACCATGCCCAGCAAACCCGATTAGGGTATAATGGTCTGAAAAATTCTTACCATTCCCTGGGTCTTTTAGCCAGTAATTTATTTATTAAATCCTGGTTTAAAGGAGAAAAAGTGCATCTGGCCATGGAATCGCGCTGTTATCAGGGTGAACTACGAAGCCTGAATAAATACTCTTCTTTAACCTTAAAACATATTTTAATGTTAATATTTTTTGAATTAAGTCTTATTTTGGGATTATATTTAACCAGCGGATTAAAATTAATTTAA
- a CDS encoding ATP-binding cassette domain-containing protein — MNIIQAIDINYNYPDGTQALKNVNFKVKKGKIVALLGPNGAGKSTLFLHFNGILRPSSGEIKVENQTLDYKKDGLMRVRQKVGIVFQNPDDQLFAPTVVEDVAFGPLNLGLDSEEVDKRVSSALEKVGMVGYENKPPHHLSGGQKKRVAIAGILAMHPDIMVLDEPTSGLDPKGASQILKLLYHLNQEGMTIIISTHDVDLVPLYAEEIFIISGGKIIKQGTAHQVFEDVETIRGANLRLPRIAHLMEILKKEDQLPFSEPYPLTIGEARNRLVNYLEEKK, encoded by the coding sequence ATGAATATTATCCAAGCAATAGATATCAATTATAACTATCCTGACGGCACCCAAGCCCTGAAAAATGTGAATTTTAAGGTAAAAAAAGGTAAAATAGTAGCACTACTAGGGCCCAATGGTGCCGGCAAATCCACTCTATTTTTACACTTCAATGGAATTTTGCGCCCATCATCAGGAGAGATTAAAGTTGAAAACCAGACTCTGGACTATAAAAAGGATGGTTTAATGAGAGTGCGTCAAAAAGTGGGCATAGTTTTCCAGAATCCTGATGATCAGCTTTTTGCCCCTACAGTGGTAGAAGACGTGGCTTTTGGCCCTTTAAATCTTGGTTTAGATTCAGAAGAAGTGGATAAAAGGGTTTCCAGTGCATTAGAAAAAGTAGGTATGGTGGGATATGAAAATAAACCCCCTCATCATTTGAGTGGTGGTCAAAAAAAGAGAGTGGCCATTGCCGGGATACTGGCCATGCACCCGGATATAATGGTCCTGGATGAACCTACCAGTGGTCTGGACCCTAAAGGGGCTTCTCAAATACTAAAATTATTATACCATCTTAACCAAGAGGGAATGACCATAATCATTTCCACCCATGACGTGGATCTGGTTCCACTTTATGCCGAGGAGATATTTATCATAAGTGGTGGAAAAATAATCAAACAGGGAACTGCTCACCAGGTATTTGAAGACGTGGAGACCATAAGGGGTGCCAATTTAAGACTTCCCCGAATTGCTCATCTCATGGAGATACTCAAAAAAGAGGACCAGTTACCCTTTTCAGAACCATATCCCCTGACCATTGGTGAAGCCCGAAACCGTTTAGTAAATTATCTGGAAGAGAAAAAATAA
- a CDS encoding glycosyltransferase family 2 protein yields the protein MGNSNIIAGDRKVVQSKGKHIGPSWKFSYKTFIVVPAYNEEKTVGRVLNHLIKRGYRVVVVDDGSSDNTHSIISKARKDFPEQIFVCQHLINQGLGAALKTGMDCALNHGAEYMVTFDADCQHDPEDIKNILIPLKKNQADVVLGVRDFDHMPLFKKMGNQIMNTLTFIFYREKVSDSQSGLRALNKKSARLLRLHYRGYGVSSEIIREIKNHRLKMVEIPIKTIYTDYSLSKGTNTSIGLEILFKMILDVFKKF from the coding sequence ATGGGTAACTCTAATATTATAGCAGGAGATAGAAAAGTGGTTCAATCCAAGGGGAAACATATAGGTCCCTCATGGAAATTTTCTTATAAAACCTTCATTGTGGTACCAGCTTATAATGAAGAAAAAACCGTGGGGAGGGTATTGAACCATTTGATTAAAAGGGGTTACCGGGTAGTGGTGGTTGATGATGGATCAAGTGATAATACTCATTCTATAATTTCTAAAGCTAGAAAAGATTTCCCTGAACAGATTTTTGTGTGCCAGCATTTAATTAACCAGGGTTTAGGGGCAGCTTTAAAAACCGGGATGGATTGTGCCCTGAATCATGGGGCAGAATACATGGTAACTTTTGATGCCGACTGCCAGCATGACCCGGAGGATATAAAAAACATATTAATACCCCTTAAAAAGAATCAGGCCGATGTGGTTTTAGGTGTGAGGGATTTTGATCATATGCCTCTATTTAAAAAAATGGGAAACCAGATAATGAATACTCTGACCTTTATATTTTACCGGGAAAAGGTCAGTGATTCCCAATCAGGTCTAAGGGCCCTGAATAAAAAATCAGCACGTTTATTACGTCTCCATTACCGGGGTTATGGTGTTTCCTCAGAAATAATAAGGGAAATTAAAAATCACAGATTAAAAATGGTGGAAATACCTATAAAGACCATATACACTGATTACTCCCTTTCAAAAGGTACAAATACCTCTATTGGTCTGGAAATATTATTCAAAATGATACTGGATGTATTTAAAAAATTTTAA
- a CDS encoding mechanosensitive ion channel family protein: MNANEMILPLIIILTGIVIGTVLELVVYQKIKKLAVSTNNNLFKIIINSFRGLFIFCFSLTALYISINRMNLPIDILIITEQILTIALILVFTWWVARLLAGFVNLYTQDTEGVLPASSLFGNITRIIVFILGLLVIIQFLGISITPMLTAFGIGGIAVALALEDTLSNMFSGINVISSRELKIGDYIMLDSGEEGYVEDITWRNTTIKPLSNNKIIVPNNKMASSIITNYHKDQKELLLNVRVGVSYDSDLEMVERITLEVAREVLHDLKFADGNFEPYLRFSDFDNSSIKFNVFLSAKEFVEQYPLKHEFIKRLHKRYQKEGIEIPFPIRTVHMKK, from the coding sequence ATGAATGCCAATGAGATGATTTTACCTCTGATTATTATATTGACAGGAATTGTTATCGGAACGGTATTAGAGTTAGTAGTATACCAAAAAATCAAAAAACTAGCGGTTAGTACCAATAATAACCTATTTAAAATCATAATAAATTCTTTCAGAGGTTTATTCATATTCTGTTTTAGTCTCACTGCTTTATATATCTCTATAAATCGTATGAACCTGCCTATTGATATTCTAATAATCACAGAACAGATTTTAACCATTGCCCTTATTTTAGTTTTCACCTGGTGGGTGGCTCGTTTGCTGGCTGGTTTTGTAAACTTATATACTCAGGACACCGAGGGTGTTCTACCGGCATCATCTCTTTTTGGGAACATTACCAGAATAATAGTTTTCATTTTAGGACTGCTGGTTATAATACAGTTTTTAGGAATTTCAATAACTCCCATGCTGACTGCTTTTGGTATTGGAGGTATAGCAGTAGCTTTAGCTCTGGAAGATACTCTTTCTAATATGTTTTCTGGAATAAATGTTATATCTTCACGTGAATTAAAAATAGGAGACTATATAATGTTAGATTCTGGTGAAGAAGGGTATGTTGAGGATATAACCTGGCGAAACACTACCATCAAGCCACTATCCAACAATAAGATTATTGTGCCCAACAATAAAATGGCCTCTTCCATAATAACCAACTACCACAAGGACCAGAAGGAGCTACTACTAAACGTACGGGTAGGAGTATCTTATGACAGTGACCTGGAAATGGTGGAAAGAATTACTCTGGAAGTTGCCAGGGAAGTTTTACATGATCTTAAATTTGCAGATGGTAATTTCGAACCATATCTACGATTTTCTGATTTTGATAATTCCAGTATCAAATTCAATGTATTTTTAAGTGCTAAGGAATTCGTAGAACAATACCCCTTAAAACACGAATTTATTAAGAGATTGCATAAAAGATACCAAAAAGAAGGTATTGAAATTCCTTTCCCTATACGTACGGTACATATGAAGAAATGA
- a CDS encoding NUDIX hydrolase codes for MINNVFGLAVRVLLSDEEGKILILKRSTHSKTNPGKWELPGGKVDQGESFDQALIREVFEETKLKIYLEHVVGVSEQNLHLIRAVHIIMSGKVMDGELTLSKEHEGYAWVYFENLPEYPLADWLQYFVNQQMQLIKQEQADNNDNPSSKSLEPWLNSLKDSLDKFRKN; via the coding sequence ATGATAAACAATGTTTTTGGACTGGCAGTAAGGGTACTGCTTAGTGATGAAGAAGGTAAAATACTCATACTCAAAAGATCCACCCATTCTAAAACTAATCCTGGAAAATGGGAACTTCCCGGAGGTAAAGTAGACCAGGGGGAATCATTTGATCAGGCTTTAATAAGAGAGGTTTTTGAAGAAACTAAACTTAAAATATATCTGGAACATGTAGTGGGAGTTTCAGAACAGAACCTGCACCTTATCCGGGCTGTTCACATTATCATGTCTGGAAAGGTAATGGATGGAGAACTTACTCTAAGTAAGGAACATGAAGGATATGCCTGGGTATACTTTGAAAATTTGCCAGAGTATCCCCTGGCGGACTGGCTGCAATATTTTGTAAATCAACAAATGCAACTAATAAAACAGGAACAAGCAGATAATAATGATAATCCATCTTCTAAATCACTCGAACCCTGGTTAAATTCATTGAAAGATTCCCTGGATAAATTTAGAAAGAATTAA
- the ribC gene encoding riboflavin synthase — protein MKIIGVCDTTFARFDMGAASIDEMKMHMGNLKIKRRTVPGIKDLPVACKKLIEEENCEIVLALGMPGPEEKDKMCAHEASTGLIQAQLMTSTHILEVFVHEDEEADPRELKILAENRAREHAQNLIKMIFKPDKLQKEAGMGMREGKPDVGPL, from the coding sequence ATGAAAATAATAGGTGTTTGTGATACCACTTTTGCTCGTTTTGATATGGGAGCTGCTTCAATTGATGAAATGAAGATGCACATGGGGAATTTAAAAATTAAGCGAAGAACAGTCCCGGGAATAAAAGATCTACCTGTAGCCTGCAAAAAATTAATTGAAGAAGAAAACTGTGAAATAGTTTTAGCACTGGGAATGCCAGGTCCAGAAGAAAAAGATAAAATGTGTGCCCATGAAGCATCCACCGGATTAATACAGGCCCAGCTTATGACCAGTACCCATATACTGGAAGTTTTTGTACACGAAGACGAGGAAGCTGACCCCCGGGAGTTAAAGATACTGGCAGAAAACCGGGCCAGAGAACATGCTCAAAACCTGATAAAAATGATATTCAAACCGGATAAACTCCAAAAAGAAGCGGGTATGGGTATGAGAGAGGGTAAACCTGATGTAGGGCCTCTTTAA
- a CDS encoding putative PEP-binding protein, with product MELIKGIGSSSYIGVGKVRKVSSFKDTLKIKAGEIVVISRASRDMISSLQKAGGVITDYGGITSHIAITLRELRIPCIVGCENATEILEDGLLITVDGFSGKVYEGFIEIHDSGELMEFHNPATSIKVNINIPELASQSAPLADGVGSIRTEIIINRTRKHPSLLLKEGRLSEVLSKGVRSIVDAFYPKPVWFRTFDITSDEMRNLEGGEVEPKEANPLLGLRGIYKDLKNVQLLKAQFDAIKILLEEGYDNIGLKIPFLRDFSEYESTKRILKQSGLNPHQDLPVGISVETPSVVFTLDDFIKKGIDFVSIGMSDLTMCTLALDRRGLKVARHFDLMHPAVLKMVEMTIGKCNKKGIECAICGHAATDEGIITKMVEYGISTISTNPDQILKVRKKVHNLENKIKYNQFKSINLH from the coding sequence ATGGAACTTATTAAAGGGATTGGTAGCAGTTCTTATATTGGTGTGGGTAAGGTACGTAAGGTCAGTAGTTTTAAGGATACTCTGAAAATAAAAGCAGGCGAAATAGTAGTAATTAGCCGGGCTTCCCGGGACATGATTTCCTCTCTCCAAAAAGCAGGTGGGGTTATAACAGATTATGGTGGAATTACCAGCCACATTGCCATTACCTTAAGAGAGCTTCGAATTCCCTGTATTGTGGGATGTGAAAACGCCACAGAAATACTGGAGGATGGATTACTTATTACAGTTGATGGCTTTAGTGGTAAGGTTTATGAGGGATTTATCGAAATTCATGACTCTGGAGAATTAATGGAATTTCATAACCCGGCTACCAGTATAAAAGTTAATATTAATATTCCCGAACTGGCCTCCCAATCTGCTCCTCTGGCAGATGGTGTAGGTTCTATTCGTACCGAGATAATAATAAACCGCACCCGGAAACATCCTTCTCTTCTTTTAAAAGAGGGTCGGTTAAGTGAAGTTTTATCCAAGGGAGTAAGGAGTATTGTGGATGCATTTTATCCTAAACCGGTTTGGTTTAGAACCTTTGATATTACAAGTGATGAAATGAGGAACCTGGAAGGAGGGGAAGTTGAACCAAAAGAAGCAAATCCTCTTTTAGGTTTAAGGGGAATTTACAAAGATCTTAAAAATGTTCAATTATTAAAGGCTCAATTTGACGCCATTAAAATCTTATTAGAAGAGGGTTATGATAATATTGGGCTTAAAATTCCTTTTTTAAGAGATTTTAGCGAATATGAATCCACAAAGAGGATACTAAAACAATCCGGCCTTAATCCCCACCAGGATTTACCGGTGGGAATAAGTGTGGAGACTCCTTCTGTTGTTTTTACCCTGGATGATTTTATAAAAAAAGGCATAGATTTTGTATCCATTGGAATGAGTGATTTGACCATGTGTACTCTCGCACTGGATCGGCGAGGATTAAAGGTGGCCCGACATTTTGATTTAATGCATCCGGCGGTATTAAAAATGGTGGAAATGACCATTGGAAAGTGCAATAAAAAAGGGATAGAGTGTGCTATTTGTGGGCATGCCGCCACAGATGAAGGCATCATCACTAAAATGGTAGAATATGGTATCAGCACTATCTCTACCAATCCTGATCAGATTTTAAAAGTACGTAAAAAGGTGCATAATCTGGAAAATAAAATAAAGTATAACCAATTTAAATCAATTAATCTCCATTAA
- a CDS encoding CBS domain-containing protein, whose protein sequence is MLTSVQKEILQSLINLYRNSKGKSIKGEEIAEMMNRNPGTIRNQMQSLRSLGLVKGVPGPRGGYKPTIEAYHTLNISATDNEAQVPIYMKGEKLEDISVAKIEFTSIPHPGECEAAIKALGNIKQLDLGDRIRIGPTPVNKLVVNGVVVGRDDMDNILLLDTTSIRSIPKKTVLDVASHNLITLDVDNDIKHAAEILSTRDIEGAPVLDNEKRVVGILTLSDITRAIAQDKTRDKVKNIMSRKIITVQGNVMIAEAIEIMTKKKIGRLIVTDADRKPVGIVTRTDLLDKIAGLK, encoded by the coding sequence ATGCTCACATCCGTTCAAAAAGAGATCTTGCAAAGTTTGATTAACCTCTATCGTAATTCAAAGGGTAAGTCCATTAAAGGTGAAGAAATTGCCGAAATGATGAACCGCAACCCGGGGACCATCAGAAACCAGATGCAGTCCTTGCGAAGTTTGGGATTAGTCAAAGGTGTTCCTGGTCCTCGAGGAGGATATAAACCAACCATTGAAGCTTATCATACCCTGAATATTTCTGCAACAGATAATGAAGCCCAGGTACCAATATATATGAAAGGAGAAAAGCTGGAAGATATTTCAGTTGCTAAAATTGAATTTACCAGCATACCTCATCCCGGAGAATGTGAAGCAGCTATTAAAGCCCTGGGTAATATTAAACAGCTTGATTTAGGAGATAGAATTAGAATAGGCCCCACACCAGTGAATAAACTGGTAGTTAATGGAGTAGTGGTGGGAAGGGATGATATGGATAATATTCTCCTTCTGGATACCACCAGCATACGCAGCATACCCAAAAAAACTGTCCTGGATGTGGCCTCCCATAATTTAATTACCCTTGATGTGGATAACGATATTAAACATGCTGCAGAAATTTTATCAACCAGAGACATTGAAGGTGCCCCGGTGCTGGATAATGAAAAAAGAGTGGTAGGCATATTAACCTTAAGTGATATTACCCGGGCCATTGCCCAGGATAAAACCAGGGATAAGGTAAAAAATATCATGTCCCGAAAAATTATTACAGTGCAGGGAAACGTGATGATTGCCGAAGCCATAGAAATAATGACTAAAAAGAAAATTGGGCGGTTAATAGTAACTGATGCTGATAGAAAACCTGTAGGAATCGTTACCAGAACAGATCTGCTGGATAAAATTGCTGGCTTGAAGTAA
- a CDS encoding deoxyhypusine synthase produces the protein MRVNPIKITEDMKVSDLIKEMGNSGVLGAGRTYRATELLSKMLKDPDMKIFFSIAGPLVPGGMRDIVVDLIKKGHIDVLITSGANLTHDLLESFGGNHYRDYGFDDEKLHESGMGRIGDIYTRSEDFEIFEKEITLILDEIAHKKNVSSIQGLIYEIGARIQDEDSIIRNAHLKGVPIYAPGIVDSMLGLQLWMFTQNSEFILDAVADMSHLSDIVFQSEKVGAVILGGGLPKHYTLASNLLKGGVDAAIQITMDRSEGGSLSGAPLEEAKSWAKARAGSNLVSVIGDATIIFPLILAGALDLSIEK, from the coding sequence TTGAGAGTTAATCCTATAAAAATTACAGAAGACATGAAAGTATCGGATTTAATAAAAGAAATGGGAAATTCAGGTGTCTTAGGTGCAGGTAGAACATACCGGGCAACCGAATTACTCTCAAAAATGTTAAAAGATCCCGATATGAAAATATTTTTTAGTATAGCAGGACCACTTGTTCCAGGAGGTATGAGGGATATTGTGGTTGATTTAATAAAAAAGGGGCATATCGATGTACTTATAACCAGTGGAGCGAATTTAACTCATGATCTTTTAGAATCCTTTGGAGGTAATCATTACCGGGATTATGGATTTGATGATGAAAAACTTCATGAATCTGGAATGGGGCGCATAGGAGATATTTATACTCGTTCAGAAGATTTTGAAATTTTTGAAAAAGAAATCACGCTTATTTTAGATGAAATAGCACATAAAAAAAATGTTTCATCTATCCAGGGATTAATATATGAAATAGGGGCCCGAATTCAGGACGAAGACTCCATTATTAGAAATGCCCATTTAAAAGGAGTGCCAATTTATGCTCCCGGTATAGTTGACAGCATGCTGGGGCTTCAGTTATGGATGTTTACCCAGAATAGCGAATTTATACTGGATGCAGTAGCCGATATGAGCCATCTCTCCGACATTGTTTTTCAATCTGAAAAAGTAGGTGCGGTGATTTTAGGAGGAGGGTTGCCTAAACATTACACTCTTGCTTCTAATTTATTAAAAGGAGGAGTAGACGCCGCCATACAAATTACAATGGATCGCAGTGAAGGAGGAAGTTTAAGTGGAGCTCCCTTAGAAGAAGCCAAGTCCTGGGCTAAAGCCCGGGCTGGTTCTAATCTGGTCAGTGTAATAGGAGATGCTACAATCATCTTCCCCCTGATACTGGCCGGTGCCCTGGATCTTTCTATTGAAAAATAA
- a CDS encoding energy-coupling factor ABC transporter substrate-binding protein, giving the protein MENRHIIMLITVAIIAIIPLALYGGLGEDDGYFGGADGAAAEAVEETGYEPWFEPLWEPPSGEIESLFFSLQAAIGALIIGYFFGYYRGKGKKKTP; this is encoded by the coding sequence ATGGAAAATAGACATATAATCATGTTAATAACAGTTGCCATAATAGCCATAATCCCTTTAGCCCTTTATGGAGGTTTAGGAGAAGATGATGGTTATTTTGGTGGTGCAGATGGTGCAGCAGCTGAAGCAGTAGAAGAAACAGGTTACGAACCATGGTTTGAACCATTATGGGAGCCCCCTAGTGGCGAAATAGAAAGTTTATTTTTTTCTCTGCAAGCAGCAATTGGAGCCCTTATAATTGGATATTTCTTCGGATACTACAGGGGAAAAGGTAAAAAAAAGACCCCATAA
- a CDS encoding DUF2304 domain-containing protein yields MIYPYIAGLIALIGIILSIIRFREGRTSPRMLLFWIIIWIMVILISFFPQETTIFANIFGIGRGLDFIIILGLIGCYYLIFKIYTMIERLESDISQLVREIAIKNEKIESIIEKIEISSSKKE; encoded by the coding sequence ATGATATATCCCTACATAGCAGGATTAATTGCCCTCATAGGTATAATATTAAGCATTATCCGTTTTAGAGAAGGAAGGACTTCACCCCGAATGTTATTATTCTGGATTATTATTTGGATAATGGTAATCTTGATTTCTTTTTTCCCCCAGGAAACAACTATTTTTGCTAATATCTTTGGTATAGGCAGGGGACTTGATTTTATTATAATATTAGGATTAATTGGATGTTATTATCTTATATTCAAGATTTACACCATGATAGAACGTTTAGAATCAGATATATCTCAATTAGTAAGGGAAATAGCCATAAAAAACGAAAAAATAGAATCAATAATAGAAAAAATAGAAATATCCTCCTCTAAAAAAGAATAA